In the Corynebacterium suedekumii genome, one interval contains:
- a CDS encoding lamin tail domain-containing protein → MSPHPHRVLVVATTLTLAAAATPALAAVDGSNVVISEVYGGGGNSRSVFTSDFVELYNPTSAPVDVTGWQIRQQSAAGNTGTTHTLTGVVPAGGHLLIQGAAGTNSPAPLPTPDDAGTFNFSGTQASAVLVDAAGVTVDLLGWGSAVNVETAPAPATTNATSVQRLDPAVDTDDNSADFHVAAPTPTNSGGQAPVDPEEPVDPVDPEVPVEPGATVSIAEIQGTGTATPLAGQTVTTEGVVTGVYEEGGRNGFYLQTPGTGGQAQTAGDASHGIFVYLGNRSDYPRIGDSLIVTGQAGEHYDMTHRSPRRSPSRTPPSPRSPRSSSSTCPRVTRSVRPTNRCSSCPPAPTR, encoded by the coding sequence ATGTCCCCTCACCCCCATCGCGTGCTCGTCGTGGCCACCACGCTCACCCTCGCCGCGGCCGCCACCCCCGCGCTGGCCGCCGTCGACGGCTCGAACGTCGTCATCTCCGAGGTCTACGGTGGTGGCGGCAACAGCCGCTCCGTCTTCACCAGCGACTTCGTCGAGCTGTACAACCCCACCAGCGCGCCCGTCGACGTCACCGGCTGGCAGATCCGCCAGCAGTCCGCCGCCGGCAACACCGGCACGACGCACACGCTGACCGGTGTGGTCCCCGCCGGCGGCCACCTGCTCATCCAGGGCGCGGCCGGCACCAACAGCCCCGCGCCGCTGCCCACCCCGGACGATGCGGGCACCTTCAACTTCTCCGGCACGCAGGCCTCCGCCGTGCTTGTCGACGCCGCCGGGGTCACCGTCGACCTCCTCGGCTGGGGTTCCGCCGTCAACGTCGAGACCGCCCCCGCGCCCGCGACGACGAACGCCACCTCCGTCCAGCGCCTCGACCCGGCAGTGGACACCGACGACAACTCCGCGGACTTCCACGTCGCCGCCCCGACCCCGACCAACTCCGGTGGGCAGGCCCCGGTTGACCCGGAGGAGCCGGTCGATCCCGTGGACCCTGAGGTGCCCGTCGAACCCGGCGCGACCGTGAGCATCGCCGAGATCCAGGGCACCGGCACCGCGACCCCGCTGGCCGGGCAGACCGTCACCACCGAGGGCGTGGTCACCGGTGTCTACGAGGAAGGCGGGCGCAACGGCTTCTACCTGCAGACCCCGGGCACCGGCGGGCAGGCCCAGACCGCCGGCGACGCCTCCCACGGCATCTTCGTCTACCTGGGTAACCGCAGCGACTACCCACGGATCGGCGACTCCCTCATCGTCACCGGCCAGGCCGGCGAGCACTACGACATGACCCACCGTTCACCCCGACGATCACCGTCCCGGACACCGCCTTCGCCCCGGTCACCCCGGTCGAGTTCGAGCACCTGCCCGCGGGTGACGAGGTCCGTGAGGCCCACGAATCGATGCTCGTCCTGCCCACCGGCGCCCACACGGTGA
- the purQ gene encoding phosphoribosylformylglycinamidine synthase subunit PurQ — translation MTAKIGVITFPGTLDDVDAARAVRIAGAEVVDLWHADADLRGVDAVVIPGGFSYGDYLRSGAISALAPVMRSVIDAAGKGMPVLGICNGFQVLTEARLLPGALTRNQGLHFHCTDTYLEVVNADTAWTSGYEAGQKVLIPAKHGEGRFQAAPETIEQLEGEGRVVFRYTDNYNGSLNAIAGVTDPTGRIVGLMPHPEHAVEALTGPSTDGLGMFLSAIGTIAA, via the coding sequence GTGACCGCGAAGATCGGGGTCATCACGTTCCCCGGCACGCTTGACGACGTCGACGCGGCCCGCGCCGTCCGCATCGCCGGCGCCGAGGTCGTCGACCTCTGGCACGCCGACGCCGACCTGCGCGGCGTCGACGCCGTCGTCATCCCCGGTGGCTTCTCCTACGGTGACTACCTGCGCTCCGGCGCGATCTCGGCGCTGGCCCCGGTCATGCGCTCCGTCATCGACGCCGCCGGTAAGGGCATGCCCGTCCTGGGCATCTGCAACGGCTTCCAGGTCCTCACCGAGGCCCGCCTGCTGCCCGGCGCCCTGACCCGCAACCAGGGTCTGCACTTCCACTGCACCGACACCTACCTCGAGGTGGTCAACGCCGACACCGCGTGGACCTCCGGGTACGAGGCCGGTCAGAAGGTCCTCATCCCCGCCAAGCACGGCGAGGGCCGCTTCCAGGCCGCCCCGGAGACCATCGAGCAGCTGGAGGGGGAGGGCCGCGTGGTCTTCCGCTACACCGACAACTACAACGGCTCCCTCAACGCCATCGCCGGCGTGACCGACCCGACCGGCCGCATCGTCGGCCTCATGCCGCACCCCGAGCACGCCGTCGAGGCCCTCACCGGCCCGTCGACCGACGGCCTGGGAATGTTCCTGTCCGCCATCGGGACGATCGCCGCCTAG
- a CDS encoding ExeM/NucH family extracellular endonuclease, which produces MPAGDEVREAHESMLVLPTGAHTVTDNDGLNTYGEIGLAPGTEPFRQPTDVHAPDTDPASPVQQLAAEQAAQLVTLDDGRTRNYLTGDQATPLPYVAQDGAPATPVRTGAAVTFQHPVVVHFDHDLWRYQPTTPVTGHTSGADLPITWEDTRAAEVGAMSQVGGDYSLASFNVLNYFTTLGESEAGCRAYTDMHGQPVGARNCDVRGAFTPEAFRDQQAKIVAAVNELDVDVLGLEEIENTAALTGDPARRDEALSALVDALNTHAGTTRWAYVPSPAQVGTDEDKIRVGFIYNPGTVEPVGESRIFDDARFTGTARQPLAQEFTPVGGEHESFVAVVNHFKSKGSVSNGDADTGDGQGNNATVRANQSQALLEHLGDQADWADRPVFLIGDLNSYSRETAVAVLENAGYTNLAAAHDPEATTYQFSGLLGSLDHTLGNAAATERTVDADVWNINADESVIYEYSRRNYNAVDFYADDYFRSSDHDPVKVGFTLRTTGEPTPDEPEPSEGVSSGSSFGLSS; this is translated from the coding sequence CTGCCCGCGGGTGACGAGGTCCGTGAGGCCCACGAATCGATGCTCGTCCTGCCCACCGGCGCCCACACGGTGACCGACAACGACGGGCTCAACACCTACGGCGAGATCGGCCTGGCCCCCGGTACCGAACCCTTCCGCCAGCCGACCGACGTCCACGCCCCCGACACCGACCCGGCCTCTCCGGTTCAGCAGCTCGCCGCCGAGCAGGCCGCCCAGCTGGTCACCCTCGATGACGGCCGCACGCGCAACTACCTCACCGGCGACCAGGCCACCCCGCTACCCTATGTCGCCCAGGACGGCGCCCCCGCCACCCCGGTCCGTACCGGCGCGGCCGTGACCTTCCAGCACCCGGTGGTCGTCCACTTCGACCACGACCTGTGGCGCTACCAGCCCACCACCCCGGTCACCGGCCACACCTCCGGCGCCGACCTGCCCATCACCTGGGAGGACACCCGCGCCGCCGAGGTCGGGGCCATGTCGCAGGTGGGCGGCGACTACTCGCTGGCCTCCTTCAACGTCCTCAACTACTTCACCACCCTCGGTGAGTCCGAGGCCGGCTGCCGGGCCTACACCGACATGCACGGCCAGCCGGTCGGCGCGCGCAACTGCGACGTCCGCGGCGCCTTCACCCCGGAGGCCTTCCGCGACCAGCAGGCCAAGATCGTCGCCGCCGTCAACGAACTCGACGTCGACGTCCTCGGCCTGGAGGAGATCGAGAACACCGCCGCACTCACCGGCGATCCTGCCCGCCGCGACGAGGCGCTCTCCGCGCTTGTCGACGCCCTCAACACCCACGCCGGCACCACCCGCTGGGCGTACGTCCCGTCCCCGGCGCAGGTGGGCACCGACGAGGACAAAATCCGCGTTGGCTTCATCTACAACCCGGGCACCGTCGAACCCGTCGGCGAGTCCCGCATCTTCGACGACGCCCGCTTCACCGGCACCGCCCGCCAGCCCCTGGCCCAGGAGTTCACCCCCGTCGGCGGTGAGCATGAGTCCTTCGTCGCCGTGGTCAACCACTTCAAGTCCAAGGGATCGGTGAGCAACGGCGACGCCGACACCGGCGACGGCCAGGGCAACAACGCCACCGTCCGCGCCAACCAGTCCCAGGCCCTCCTCGAGCACCTCGGCGACCAGGCCGACTGGGCCGACAGGCCCGTCTTCCTCATCGGCGACCTCAACTCCTACTCCCGCGAGACGGCCGTGGCCGTCCTGGAAAACGCCGGCTACACCAACCTCGCCGCAGCCCACGACCCGGAGGCCACCACCTACCAGTTCAGTGGCCTGCTCGGCTCCCTCGACCACACCCTGGGCAACGCCGCCGCCACCGAGCGCACCGTCGACGCTGACGTGTGGAACATCAACGCCGACGAGTCGGTCATCTACGAGTACTCCCGCCGCAACTACAACGCGGTCGACTTCTACGCTGACGACTACTTCCGTTCCTCCGACCACGATCCAGTCAAGGTCGGTTTCACGCTGCGCACCACCGGTGAACCGACCCCGGATGAGCCCGAGCCGTCCGAGGGTGTCTCCTCCGGCTCGTCCTTCGGCCTGTCCTCCTAG
- the purL gene encoding phosphoribosylformylglycinamidine synthase subunit PurL: MTVHNDTVDAAKADPDATQPYAELGLKDDEYAKIKSILGRRPSAAELTVYSVMWSEHCSYKSSKVHLRYFGETTTEEMASKILAGIGENAGVVDIGDGNAVTFRVESHNHPSYVEPYQGAATGVGGIVRDIMAMGARPIAVMDQLRFGPADAPDTQRVLPGVVAGVGGYGNSLGLPNIGGETVFDETYIGNPLVNALCVGTLKVEDLKLAFASGTGNKVMLFGSRTGLDGIGGVSVLASETFEDGAERKLPAVQVGDPFAEKVLIECCLELYHAGVVVGIQDLGGAGLACATSELAASGDGGMRINLDAVPLRAEHMTAAEILASESQERMCAVVTPENVEKFQEICARWDVICAEIGEVTDEEDRLVVTHQGEVVVDAPPSTIDDGPVYDRPWARPDWQDELQQYQPVSRPTDLTQTLLDMVSSPALCSRDFITEQYDRYVRGNTVKAKYSDAGVLRIDEETNRGVAVSADASGRYTKLDPNTGARLALAEAYRNVAVTGARPVAVTNCLNFGSPENPDVMWQFREAVHGLADGSRELNIPVSGGNVSFYNQTGDEPILPTPVVGVLGVIDDVHQAIGHDLGTVGEPEVLILLGETFDEFGGSIWQQVSGGGLNGLPPTVDLANEQRLAEFFVGNSALTAAHDISEGGLAQTVVEMAIRADRGVSLDLSVVNEDEFVALFSESASRAVVATTADRVDAVLERAAELGVPAVRVGETTEERTFTAGSVSVPLDELAAAWSGTLPELFGHAVGANSVVE, translated from the coding sequence ATGACCGTTCACAACGACACCGTCGACGCCGCCAAGGCCGATCCCGACGCCACCCAGCCCTACGCCGAGCTGGGACTCAAAGACGACGAGTACGCCAAGATCAAGTCCATCCTCGGTCGCCGCCCCTCGGCCGCCGAGCTCACCGTCTACTCGGTGATGTGGTCGGAGCACTGCTCCTACAAGTCCTCCAAGGTGCACCTGCGCTACTTCGGTGAGACCACCACCGAGGAGATGGCCTCCAAGATCCTCGCCGGCATCGGCGAGAACGCCGGCGTGGTGGACATCGGCGACGGCAACGCCGTCACCTTCCGCGTCGAGTCCCACAACCACCCCTCCTACGTCGAGCCCTACCAGGGCGCGGCCACCGGCGTCGGCGGCATCGTCCGCGACATCATGGCCATGGGCGCCCGCCCGATCGCCGTCATGGACCAGCTGCGCTTCGGCCCGGCGGACGCCCCGGACACCCAGCGTGTCCTGCCGGGGGTCGTCGCCGGCGTCGGCGGCTACGGCAACTCCCTGGGTCTGCCCAACATTGGTGGCGAAACCGTCTTTGACGAGACCTACATCGGCAACCCCCTAGTCAACGCGCTGTGCGTGGGCACCCTCAAGGTCGAGGACCTCAAGCTCGCCTTCGCCTCGGGCACCGGCAACAAGGTCATGCTCTTCGGTTCCCGCACCGGCCTCGACGGCATCGGCGGCGTCTCCGTGCTCGCCTCCGAGACCTTCGAGGACGGCGCCGAGCGCAAGCTCCCGGCCGTCCAGGTCGGCGACCCCTTCGCCGAGAAGGTCCTCATCGAGTGCTGCCTCGAGCTCTACCACGCCGGCGTGGTCGTGGGCATCCAGGACCTCGGCGGCGCCGGGCTCGCCTGTGCCACCTCCGAGCTGGCCGCCTCCGGTGACGGCGGCATGCGCATCAACCTCGACGCCGTCCCGCTGCGCGCCGAGCACATGACCGCCGCCGAGATCCTCGCCTCCGAGTCCCAGGAGCGCATGTGCGCCGTGGTCACCCCGGAGAACGTGGAGAAGTTCCAGGAGATCTGCGCCCGCTGGGACGTCATCTGCGCCGAGATCGGCGAGGTCACCGACGAGGAGGACCGCCTGGTGGTCACCCACCAGGGCGAGGTCGTCGTCGACGCCCCGCCGTCCACCATCGACGACGGCCCCGTCTACGACCGCCCGTGGGCACGCCCTGACTGGCAGGACGAGCTGCAGCAGTACCAGCCCGTCTCCCGCCCGACGGACCTCACGCAGACCCTGCTGGACATGGTGTCCTCCCCGGCACTGTGCTCCCGTGACTTCATCACCGAGCAGTACGACCGCTACGTCCGTGGCAACACCGTCAAGGCCAAGTACTCCGACGCCGGCGTCCTGCGTATCGACGAAGAGACCAACCGCGGCGTCGCCGTCTCCGCCGACGCCTCCGGCCGCTACACCAAGCTGGACCCCAACACCGGCGCCCGTCTGGCCCTGGCCGAGGCCTACCGCAACGTCGCCGTCACCGGCGCCCGCCCGGTGGCCGTGACCAACTGCCTCAACTTCGGTTCCCCGGAGAACCCCGACGTCATGTGGCAGTTCCGTGAGGCCGTCCACGGCCTGGCCGACGGTTCCAGGGAGCTGAACATCCCGGTCTCAGGCGGCAACGTCTCCTTCTACAACCAGACCGGCGACGAGCCGATCCTGCCGACCCCGGTCGTCGGCGTCCTCGGCGTCATCGACGACGTCCACCAGGCCATCGGCCATGACCTGGGCACCGTCGGTGAGCCGGAGGTGCTCATCCTGCTCGGCGAGACCTTCGACGAGTTCGGCGGCTCCATCTGGCAGCAGGTCTCCGGTGGCGGCCTCAACGGCCTGCCCCCGACGGTCGACCTGGCCAACGAGCAGCGCCTGGCCGAGTTCTTCGTCGGCAACTCCGCACTCACCGCCGCGCACGACATCTCCGAGGGCGGCCTGGCCCAGACGGTCGTGGAGATGGCGATCCGCGCCGACCGGGGTGTCTCCCTCGACCTGTCCGTGGTCAACGAGGACGAGTTCGTCGCGCTGTTCTCCGAGTCCGCGTCCCGCGCCGTGGTGGCCACCACCGCCGACCGTGTCGACGCCGTCCTCGAGCGCGCCGCCGAACTCGGCGTCCCCGCCGTCCGGGTCGGCGAGACCACCGAGGAGCGCACCTTCACCGCCGGTTCCGTCTCCGTCCCGCTGGATGAGCTGGCCGCCGCCTGGTCGGGCACCCTGCCCGAGCTGTTCGGTCACGCCGTGGGGGCGAACTCGGTCGTCGAGTAG
- the purS gene encoding phosphoribosylformylglycinamidine synthase subunit PurS yields MARVVVNVMPKAEILDPQGQAVHRALGRIGVTGVSDVRQGKRFELEVDDSVSAADLEKVAETLLANTVIEDFEVVGVEVAQ; encoded by the coding sequence GTGGCCCGTGTAGTTGTGAATGTCATGCCGAAGGCGGAGATCCTCGACCCCCAGGGTCAGGCCGTCCACCGCGCCCTGGGGCGCATCGGCGTCACCGGTGTCAGCGATGTCCGTCAGGGCAAGCGCTTCGAGCTGGAGGTCGACGACTCCGTCAGCGCCGCTGACCTGGAGAAGGTCGCAGAGACGCTGCTCGCGAACACCGTCATCGAGGACTTCGAGGTCGTGGGTGTGGAGGTCGCGCAGTGA
- a CDS encoding glutathione peroxidase: MTNLLTIPVDLNNGTETTLGEVAPDNLILLVNTASECGLTPQYEGLQKLQDTYGDRGLAVIGAPCNQFNEQEPGSDQDIADFTKQEFGVTFPLLHKLEVNGEHAHPLYRELTRVEDTDGTAGEVEWNFEKFLIAPTGEVIARIRPKVEPEASEVVELIELNLPK, encoded by the coding sequence ATGACGAATCTGCTGACCATTCCCGTCGACCTCAACAACGGCACCGAGACCACTCTGGGGGAGGTCGCCCCCGACAACCTCATTCTCCTGGTCAACACCGCCTCCGAGTGTGGGCTGACCCCGCAGTATGAGGGGCTGCAGAAACTCCAGGACACCTACGGTGACCGCGGCCTGGCCGTCATCGGCGCGCCCTGCAACCAGTTCAACGAGCAGGAGCCGGGGTCGGACCAGGACATCGCGGACTTCACCAAGCAGGAGTTCGGGGTCACCTTCCCGCTGCTGCACAAGCTCGAGGTCAACGGCGAGCACGCCCACCCGCTGTACAGGGAACTGACCCGAGTGGAGGACACGGACGGGACGGCGGGGGAGGTGGAGTGGAACTTCGAGAAGTTCCTCATCGCCCCCACCGGCGAGGTCATCGCCCGCATCCGGCCGAAGGTGGAGCCGGAGGCTTCCGAGGTCGTGGAGCTCATCGAGCTCAACCTGCCGAAGTAG